TTACTTTGTAACCAAAAAACATATTTGGAAAGCAAAGCAACATTTTCTTTCAACAAAGGTTCGAAAGATAACTACTTTGTACCAAGACAAACAGTTgtgcaaagaaaaaaaaatttcctgaATTTATATTTTACCTGATACTTGTAAAGATTTCGGAAAGAACTTGCAACGACGAAGTGAACTTACGAACCTCGTCGACCAACGACGGCGGCCAATTGCAACAAAAGAACACAAATGGAGAAAAGAGAAATCATGTTTAAAAGTAGGGCGAATGGTAGTTTTGGAAATGAAACAACCTCTTTCTTCTACTGTGCAAAATTGGACTGTCAATACCATCTTCAGTTTGGATTCTTCTCTTGCTTTTTCACATTTCTACAGTGCTCCATTCCCGGGCCCATGGATATTACTGGTGCTCTTAAAAACCAACCAAACGTTTGACTAATATCGTAATCCAACGACAATCCATAGTACCAAACGGAGCCTTAATggatttcttaatcacctcattAGGCCTCTGAATAATTGATTGCTTCGAGgttttctataatttaaatcGGTCAAATTCGTTTccaaaaaaattcttttttattcatatattttttttaagttctgTAAAACTCATTATCGTTATTTTCGATACACATTGAATAAACTCTGAATTAACACAAACATCATATATAACCTACAAATCACGTAACCAACTCAACATCCATCAGTTACATATATACTCTATTAAAATTATTCTTATGGCTCTCATAAATTTTTTACTAATAAGATGGATTAAACGatgaagtaaatatatatatatatatatatatatatatatatatatatataatttgactTATTGAAAATTAAAGATAAAGATCCTATTCATGTTCTCACAgaaattgataaaataaatgaaaaacaaatttcattaagaaatttacaattttatccttatataataaatgttttaatatgatataaaaaattGTTTGAAGTAACTATTATatttaagagtaggtctcttgtgagacggtctcacgaactTTATCTGTGAGGCagatcaactctaccgatattcacagcaaaaagtaatattctagtaatatttttttatggatgacccaaataagatacatgtctcacaaaatacgacccgtgagaccgtctcacacaagtttttgcctatatTTAATTAGTTGGGATAAACTCGTAACAGAAATTccgaaaataatattaaatataagagtaggtcttttgtgagacggtctcacgaatcttgatctatgagacgggtcaaccatgccgatattcacaataaaaagtaatactcttagcataaaaagtaacattttttcatgaatgacccaaataagagatatgtctcacaaaatacaacccatgagatcgtctcactaCAAATTTTTGCCTAAATATAAACATCATACTATATACTCGGGAAAAAAAATAGCCCGAGAAAGTACCATTTTCTAGTAAGATGGTGAATACTCTAATTCTTGTAtctgaaacataaactattattattattattattattattattattattattattattaattgagTAACACAAAATAAACGAGTGGTGCAAAAAATTAATAGATAATTTCGATTCCATGTAGAGTAGAAGATATACATATtttttacgaattttggaataatttaattaaaataaaactcAGATTTCAAGAATGGTTGGCAACAACTAAGAGTGCACGCCTAAGCATTTGATCCGATAGGGAAGCATGGGGACAAAAGTGTTTGGTTAGTGGTAACTTTACCAACGTAGTTAAATTGTCATGAAAGAAATTATGATTCATTGGTTAAATCAAACACAACCCGaatcaaaactaaaaattattattagggATAAAAATGAAACCAGGAATCCTATCGATGGAATGAAactaaaaatattcaaaatttcaaaatagaaaaacatttttaccataTTATTGGGTATgcttgctttgaaatacatgaaACATAAGCATCGGATAGTCGTAATCGAATGGACGCTGGTCATTATCGGATTTGGCTATGTTTCAACCCGCGATCTGCACTACGGTCCACAAAACATGAGACTGAGTGCTTATGTTTTGAAGAGATGGATGGAAATCGCGTCGAATATAGATCAACTTATGTATCATAGAAAAATCCGAAAGAAACATATTTATATGCACTCAACATGTATGACACGCTAGTAACAATAAAACTTGTGATGTTCTTAATCGCTACTTATTTCATGGACTATTTATACATGAAAATGCAGTTAAAACATTAAgttaaatatgttttaaaatatttgcaaAGTACTTTTCTTCTGAAATAAGGAATAGTTGCTGATATTATAAAATTACATTAATATACTTAAAAATTGTTGTAATAGGAccataattatatataaaaaaaatattccgtTAGGTCTTAAACTAGGCTTCTTCTTTACTCTTTATTTGTACTTGAGTTAAATAAAATATCCTATTTTCAGAGGATAAAATCTagcaatttcaaattttaaaattcgaaTATGGCTTTTACGGTTGAGTTCAAGTTATCTTAAGATTCAAATCCATAATCTTTAACTTGATATCAAAGTTCAAATCCACCGTCATATATTAGATGTCCTCATGAGCCACCCACTAATATCTTGTAAATTTTACGTTCCAGTTGTTCATTACTGAGAGTGAGATGAATGTGTTATGTTCTCATATTTGCTATATTATATGTTTGAGATTTGTATATATGAACTTGGATAATCTCTTATTCAAACTAACTTTTGAAGTGACATGATCTTAACAATAGGTTTCTGTGTAACGATATAtaaagtttatatatatacttcGCATATCTTTCGTGTAGTCTTATATTATACTCGGGCAGAGCTTGCGCAGGTAATAAAATCATTCTTCGCAATCaaagaaaaacaatataaaatataaaacttaCAATTATTCAGAAGTTCAATGCCAACAGAATTCAACATATAACTGAGCTACTTCAGCAACTTATGTTTGTAACAGGACCTTTAAACCAGTGCCTAGCACTGATAATCCAATAAGAAACTGTAAGAATAAATAGACCTCCAACTGCTACAGGAGTATAGTTGAGAGTTTCCGCGGTAATAGGGTAGGCGACCGGCAATGAGAAGAGAACAGATATTGTTGCCACCCACAAGATTGCAATCCAACCAACAATGTTCCCATATCTTCCCAAATTGAAAGGTCCGCGAACAAATGATTTTCGAGCCAAAGTCACTCTAAAAAATATTGGCAACGCATAGGCTATGTAGAGTCCAATTGTGGCTATTGAGACCATGGCTTGAAATGCTACTATGCTTCCAAGTGACTGCAAACATAAACAAAAAAATCCATAAAATTCTCGTTTTTACATTTCTTGGTTTCAAACTGTTATATCACAACTCTTTCAGCTGGTGTGCCACAAGGGTTAACCAGGGCCTAGTAGAACAGTCACCTCCTCCATCCTATCGCGTTTTCTAATAaacatgaatattttttttatagcaTTCGTCGTTTGTCATAAATTGTATTTTGCACCCCCATCCATTCCAGGCCCTGCAACTGAAGAGAACACACAACTAGTTGCAGCTTGCAAGAAGGGTGTTGAAAAGAACCTCTAACATTTTTCCCGTTTATGTGGGCTTTAATGAGTATTTTATTGTTATATTCGGCCAAGGGAGTCAGACCAACAATTCTTACGTCTGTATTTCTTGTACATTAAGGTGCACTAAAAGTATGTCCACGCGTATCTTAATGAGAGATTCTTAGAGAAAAAAGATGTCAATCATACCGTCAATGCCATGCAAAACGCTATAATAGCTGATAACCAAACTGAATATACGGGTACTTCTTGCTTGTTTACTTTATGCCAAAGCTTTGACAACGGCATAGCACCGTCTCTCGAGAATGCATAAGCCATCCTGCAAAATCAATCCAGATTACGTTTGTTTAACAAAATCACTACTACTGTTTAACAAGAAAAGATTGTTTTTACCTGGAGTTGCTTGTAATTGAACTCATGCCACAGAAAAAAATGGCAACGGCTACTATAACAAGGCAAATAATTCCACCAACACCACTTCCATATCTACTCTTGAAAGCTTGGTAAAATATTTCAGCAATGGCATAACCACCGGCAGCATTTTCCGGGTTCAAAAGATTTGGGATTTTGGTTACTGCAAAAGTGATTCCGAGTATATAGCCCCAACCAACGAGTATGGATATTCCAATTGAACTAATAATTCCCTTCGGCCCATTCTCATCAGCATTCTTGGTCTCCTCGGTCTGGATACAGAAATCATCACAAAATGGTTCAATAAGCAAAACTTTTTTCTGGAACACGGAGATAGCAGCagagcaatttttttttttagaaaaagaaaaatgataatgCCTCACAAAGAAACATCTTCTGAATTTTTTTACCATATCTAACGATGAAAAATCTACATCAAAATGTGTGATACCTATTCAAGCTGCATGTCACCACAAACATTTGTTCCGTCAAGACAAAACAGCCCAATTTAAGTGACTAATTTCAGATACATTTCAAGATCGAGTAATCCAAGTATTGAAATGAGATATGTAATACTTTTTAATCATTGGTTACTCCCCCACACGTGAAGGATATCATTTTTTTATGGAGCTTTGCACGTGAAACTTTTTTTCCTATGCACCTTAAAACTCGAACCACTGCCTCCCCAAAGCCTGGTTCTGATACATCACTGAATTTAACGAATGACAACTTCATCAAATTCTTAAGCTATTAGAGATGTGAGACAATCATGTGTCCATGACAAGAAGTCAAGTATCTAGATAACCACAACTCAAAATGGTTTTAGTGGAGACATATTATCAGTATTTTGAATAAGCTAGCAATGAAACTCACCATATGTGCAGATGCATCATATCCTGTTAGCGTATACTGACTCATGAGAAGTCCAAGAACAAATATGTAGAGTTTACTGTTGATTCCTTCCCCGTTATCCGTGTTGAAATGAGTAAAGACAAACTTGGCACTGGCTTTCTCAGTTGCAACCAAGGGAATAAGGATCATAAGAACAAAAACACCTGAAATTACGAAAGAATACAGATACCTGTAAATTACTTACTAAATATCAATATTAAGTTTTCACGATTTTCATTACCTAACACGTTCCATGCAGCTGCAAGCTGTCCAAAGAAGGATAACCAAGAGATAGGAAGACTGTTTAAGATAGCATGTAAGAATAGAATTACACCATGGATTAAGATGACTACATATTTAGAAGCCTCGTATCCTCCTCCATTCTTTCCACCTGTGCTGAGGAGAATTATTACCTGAATCAACTGGGCTAGTGAATAATCTACACTTGTTGTAACAGCCCACTGCAAAAGAAATAATATTAGAAATGATTAACAAACTATCAAGGAACTTTGAGATGTAAAATGAAAGTGCTCAAGATTACCTGTCCAACAATATTGAACCtgcaaaataatgaaaaattcaTTCAGGATTATGCCAAATATGAAGTATAAATTTCCCTTAAACATGATCAACATGAGAAACTCACTATAAGTCTTAAGTATTATAATTAAAGCTCAATGTAGACAACTAAACTTTCTTTGCAATACATATACTTAAATCTTATTATATGCCTAAatgtttattaattaaaatggaCAATGATCTATCATCCTCAGTGCAAACAACTACCTAGGATATACAAATAAGAAGTTCAATCAATtagtttgaaagaaaaaattgTTCAATCAACCTAATGATCCCAGCCATAATATAATGCTGCAAAGAACAATCTCGAAGATGTGGTTGATGCGAGTTAAATGATGaaattaataataacaaaatccaAGCTAACACAACTGTTGAAATTTGATGTGATACATCTTATAGAAAATTGTGTATGTAAGCAAATAATGAAAAAATGAGACACAAGAAATTTACGTGGTTTGGCAATTTGCCTATGTCCATGTGAAAGAGAGCAGCAAATTTATTCTATGAAGAAATTTTACAAGAATTTTTTTCAAGAAGCTCTTCAGTTGCTTCATATATTTCTCACGTTGGACACTCTTCAAGGTCAAGGATGAAGCCtgtttataagaaaatttgagATAAAACATATAGCTGAAAACTTCCACATCCTTTAACTATCAACCACCATATTTTTCATTCAACTATCAACCACCATTATTATGTCAACTAACAACCACTATTATTAATTATGCCAACTAATCAACAAATCTCCACTTTGGCATATACTAATAATATTCGTAGTGTTTGATCTGATGTTCTTATTCATGTTTCTCATCATCTGCATACTTCAATCAAGTCCAAGTT
The Primulina tabacum isolate GXHZ01 chromosome 9, ASM2559414v2, whole genome shotgun sequence DNA segment above includes these coding regions:
- the LOC142555356 gene encoding amino-acid permease BAT1 homolog isoform X2, with protein sequence MIMETPAVAVEAEVATAPFHYHPLPDSDDCRLNQLGYKQELSRTLSAVANFSVTFSIISVVTGITTLYNQGLSFGGPVTMVYGWPIVGLFTFIVGLSLAEICSAYPTSGGLYFWSAKLCRTKWGPFASWITGWFNIVGQWAVTTSVDYSLAQLIQVIILLSTGGKNGGGYEASKYVVILIHGVILFLHAILNSLPISWLSFFGQLAAAWNVLGVFVLMILIPLVATEKASAKFVFTHFNTDNGEGINSKLYIFVLGLLMSQYTLTGYDASAHMTEETKNADENGPKGIISSIGISILVGWGYILGITFAVTKIPNLLNPENAAGGYAIAEIFYQAFKSRYGSGVGGIICLVIVAVAIFFCGMSSITSNSRMAYAFSRDGAMPLSKLWHKVNKQEVPVYSVWLSAIIAFCMALTSLGSIVAFQAMVSIATIGLYIAYALPIFFRVTLARKSFVRGPFNLGRYGNIVGWIAILWVATISVLFSLPVAYPITAETLNYTPVAVGGLFILTVSYWIISARHWFKGPVTNISC
- the LOC142555356 gene encoding amino-acid permease BAT1 homolog isoform X1, which gives rise to MGWERGGKNDDQPIIPSHVPQKSHDYADSGHARLHELGYKQELKRDLSVLSNFAFSFSIISVLTGVTTLYNTGLNFGGPVSIVYGWLIVGGFTMSVGLSMAEICSSYPTSGGLYYWSAKLAGPGWAPFASWITGWFNIVGQWAVTTSVDYSLAQLIQVIILLSTGGKNGGGYEASKYVVILIHGVILFLHAILNSLPISWLSFFGQLAAAWNVLGVFVLMILIPLVATEKASAKFVFTHFNTDNGEGINSKLYIFVLGLLMSQYTLTGYDASAHMTEETKNADENGPKGIISSIGISILVGWGYILGITFAVTKIPNLLNPENAAGGYAIAEIFYQAFKSRYGSGVGGIICLVIVAVAIFFCGMSSITSNSRMAYAFSRDGAMPLSKLWHKVNKQEVPVYSVWLSAIIAFCMALTSLGSIVAFQAMVSIATIGLYIAYALPIFFRVTLARKSFVRGPFNLGRYGNIVGWIAILWVATISVLFSLPVAYPITAETLNYTPVAVGGLFILTVSYWIISARHWFKGPVTNISC